One Oncorhynchus clarkii lewisi isolate Uvic-CL-2024 chromosome 32, UVic_Ocla_1.0, whole genome shotgun sequence DNA window includes the following coding sequences:
- the LOC139391937 gene encoding integumentary mucin C.1-like → MQFLQLCSSDYTNCYSYDHHDCSTIFNNYNFSTYDNHFNSTYYNPCSSNNCSSSYHYTCSTLASTTNSAVLTTATTAAPSTTTTISAPTTTTTKAPTTTPAVPTTVTSATTTPDILTITITTAAPATTTVASTSTTASAPTISTATLTKTTAAPTTTTSPEPALTEPTPTNATIAEPTMTATAALTKTTAAPTTTTTPEPIMTTAAAPITPTAILTTTTTVAPSSTTTTLAPTSTTTTAPTTTTTTLDPTTTTSTAPTTIPAVPTIVAPATTTPAVLTTTVTTAAPVTTTVASTSDYTNCYSYNHHDCSTIFNNYNFSSYDNHFNSTYYNTCSSYNYISSYHYT, encoded by the exons atgcagttcctacaact ATGCAGCTCCGACTACACCAACTGCTATTCTTACGACCACCACGACTGCAGCACCAtcttcaacaactacaactttagcacctacgacaaccacttCAACAGCACCTACTACAATCCCTGCAGTTCCAACAATTGTAGCTCCAGCTACCACTACACCTGCT CCACTTTAGCTTCTACGACAAACTCTGCTGTTCTTACGACCGCAACgactgcagcaccttctacaacaactacaatttcagctccgacaacaaccacaacaaaagcacctactacaacaccgGCAGTTCCTACAACTGTAACTTCAGCGACCACTACACCTGATATACTTACAATAAcaatcacaactgcagctcctgctacaacaactgtagcttctacgtcaacCACAGCATCTGCCCctacgataagcactgcaactcTAACTAAAACAACGGCTGCTCCAACGACCACTACATCTCCAGAACCTGCTCTGACAGAACCTACTCCTACTAATGCTACGATTGCAGAACCTACCATGACAGCCACTGCAGCTCTAACTAAAACAACTGCTGCTCCAACGACCACTACAACTCCTGAACCTATTATGACAACTGCTGCAGCTCCGATTACACCAACTGCTATTCTTACGACCACCACGACTGTAGCACCATCTTCAACAACTACCACTTTAGCTCCTACGTCAACCACAACAACTgcacctactacaacaactacaactttagATCCTACGACAACCACTTCAACAGCACCTACTACAATACCTGCAGTTCCTACAATTGTAGCTCCAGCTACCACTACACCTGCTGTACTTACTACAACagtcacaactgcagctcctgttacaacaactgtagcttctac CTCCGACTACACCAACTGCTATTCTTACAACCACCACGACTGCAGCACCAtcttcaacaactacaactttagctcctacgacaaccacttcaacagcacctactacaacacctgcagttcctacaactataTCTCCAGCTACCACTACACCTGA
- the LOC139391938 gene encoding uncharacterized protein, producing MTTAAAPITPTAILTTTTTVAPSSTTTTLAPSSTTTTAPTTTPAAPTIVAPVTTTPDVLTTTITTTAPATTTVASTSSIAAASTITTAAITTKTAAPITTTTPETNTTEPTPTTASTAEPTTTGTLASTTNTAVLTTTTTAAPSTTTTTLDPTTTTSTAPTTTHAVPTTVAPTITTPAVLTTTITSAAPATTTVASTSTTAAASTITTAALTKTTAAPTTTTAPEPIMTTAAAPTTPTAILTTTTTAAPSSTTTTLAPTTTTSTAPTTIPAVPTIVAPATTTPAVLTTTVTTAAPVTTTVASTTYSYDCFDCRTYHDSHFSFYDKLCCSYDHNDCSTFYNNYNFSSDNNHNKSTYYNTGSSYNCNFSDHYT from the exons ATGACAACTGCTGCAGCTCCGATTACACCAACTGCTATTCTTACGACTACCACGACTGTAGCACCAtcttcaacaactacaactttagCTCCCTCGTCAACCACAACAACtgcacctactacaacacctgcAGCTCCTACAATTGTAGCTCCAGTTACCACAACACCTGATGTACTTACTACAACaatcacaactacagctcctgctacaacaactgtagcttctacgtcaagcatagcagctgcctctacgataaccactgctgctattactacaaaAACTGCTGCTCCAATAACCACTACAACTCCCGAAACTAATACGACAGAACCTACTCCTACGACTGCTTCGACTGCAGAACCTACCACGACAGGCACTTTAGCTTCTACTACAAACACTGCTGTTCTTACGACCACAACTactgcagcaccttctacaacaactacaactttagatcctacgacaaccacttcaacagcacctactacaacacatgcagttcctacaactgtagctcctactaTCACTACACCTGCTGTTCTTACTACAACAATCACAtctgcagctcctgctacaacaactgtagcttctactTCAACTACAGCAGCTGCCTCTACAATAACCACTGCAGCTCTAACTAAAACAACTGCTGCTCCAACGACCACTACAGCTCCTGAACCTATTATGACAACagctgcagctcctactacaccAACTGCTATTCTTACGACCACCACGACTGCAGCACCAtcttcaacaactacaactttagctcctacgacaaccacttcAACAGCACCTACTACAATACCTGCAGTTCCTACAATTGTAGCTCCAGCTACCACTACACCTGCTGTACTTACTACAACagtcacaactgcagctcctgttacaacaactgtagcttctac AACCTACTCCTACGACTGCTTCGACTGCAGAACCTATCACGACAGCCACTTTAGCTTCTACGACAAACTCTGCTGTTCTTACGACCACAACgactgcagcaccttctacaacaactacaacttcagctccgACAACAATCACAACAAaagcacctactacaacaccgGCAGTTCCTACAACTGTAACTTCAGCGACCACTACACCTGA